Below is a window of Vanacampus margaritifer isolate UIUO_Vmar chromosome 11, RoL_Vmar_1.0, whole genome shotgun sequence DNA.
TCTCGTTTTCTCGCTGTTGCCGACAAGTCGCGTCGTTTCCTTGTAGCTTTGATGACCTTTTCCATTCTTAGTGTTCTGATAACGACCCGTGCCtcgttctttgttttttttgtgtgtgtgagttgaaCAGAAAACGGTTGCTTCTCTGCATTGGCTCCACCTTTTTGTCTCCACAATCTCCATTtgtctgaaaatgacatgaaatgtgaaaatagaACGCAAGGAAGCGATTCTGGTCACTTCGCATGACTTTGTTAAGCACTGTTTCCACAAAACGCAGGGACGCACCGCCGATTCCAAACCCATCCCAAACCCATCCCGTCACTATTGAGCCATAagaatatttttgggaaatATTCCCAGCGTAGCATTAGACCTCTTCTTTACCTCTTTATTCCAAACTATGCTCACTTGCTATGTGCATGTCGATGGGGGGGGAAATAATCAGTGTTGTTTAAATATCCGTAGCAAGACGCGCGTCTTATAAATGCGTAGGACGGTTTTTGATTGATCAGGGAAGCGACTGGCAACACTCACATACGGGTAGATCGAGCTCAAcgttgttgttaaaaaaaaagaagaaaaaaaggctcaTTATAATGAGTATGCATATTGTATTTTTCTAACATTGACCTTGTATTTATTACACACTGCACTGATTGGTGGACTTTTCAGTTGATTGCACATTTCTTGTCATTCTTCCTGTTgttgaagtttttattttttataatctccTAATAATCACAGTGATGTTTTTTGTGACTGTTTCCTTTGCAGTAATCACTTCTAAAATTATatattgctttgttttatgttgaagTGGGAAAATACAGAATAAACTATTTCAGTACTTTTGACTTGAATTTTTGTGTGCACTTTTTATTGTAATGGAACAAATCCAAACAGTCCAATTGGGGTCAAATCTGAAATGACTGACGAGTAGCCTATTAGAGGACTCTTGATCAAGTGAATGCTCAATAGGCCAGGGGGGACAAATTGCCCGAGAGGGAGAGGGagtgggagagggagagagagagagagagagagagaagagagagagagagcgagagagagaagagagcgagagagcgagaaagagagagagagagagagcgagcctGAGCGCTGATGTGACGTCAGAGGATAAGAGAGCGCTGGCGAGTCCCAGCAGGTGTCATTGTCTCTCCTCTCCAATATGTCCCGCTGGCAAAACCTTCCTGTGGTCGTCTTCCAGTCCTGCAGTCGAAACGGACCATGCGGATCGTCACACTTCTTGCTTCGCTGctgcttttcttcttcaagTCAGGTATGGCGAGGAGAGGAATATTTGCATTTTGATGTTACAATTGTGAGCGTacaacatgtttgttttctcaGTATGAACATTTTGATGGTGGCTTTTCAAATGTAACATTTCATATTTGATATTGGAAAACTGGTTTTCGGGGGCTTTTTAATTCTTTCCCTTAACTTTCCGACAGCACAACGTCCGGTATTTGCCCTCCTAATGTTTAAATGGCTGACttgctgtttaactctttgactgccaaaaacgttaaataacgttgagtaaaatcctatggaggagtgccaaagacgttaaaatatgtttgtttttttcaaaacagaggtgaaactaaccattttctattgttgattactgaaaaacggaataaggtagaaacaaactttttttttcctgatgaacgatgagagtccaatctttcatttgctagtatgtgtgtttccatcgtccaaacacataattttctgtggatcttgaaagatcagtcaaaaacgcttaaatgggctggcacccacggcatcccttttctgaaaacgtctggcagtcaaagagttaattgaggGCACGAGTGGTTGAGATTTGTTTCATGTGTTTCATAGCACTTTGTTGGCTCTCTGGTTTCTTGTCTCTCTTCTGAGCCCAAAATGTGTGCACACAACAATTCCAAGAAGGTTTAAAAACTTGAATGAATATGCCAAAAGTTCTTAACCTTTTTTTACCTCGAGGGACAATTTTTCCTGAAGCCTACTAAAATCCATTTGTGTTgatttctaaaaatatatatttttgtatgcaataattaaatgaaatgaaatttaaaaatctaaatCCCTATCAAATAATCTCATACAATATGATCATCAAAATTCTTTGATGTTGTTAAAACTTTAACACCCGACAAGATGTTGAACAGGCAAAGAATTCGAATTGACATCAGAAAGAAAgatgtcaaatgttttgtgagGGTTTGGCTTCTTCTTCCACTTGTTGTGAGTACAGCTAAATAACTGACTGGTAGTTTATCACCACCCAGTGGCTGAAAGCTTTATTGCAACTCTTCAACAGCAAACATCTCTCATGTACTGAAATGAGAACAACAAACGGCACTTGAAAAGCGCAAAAGTGAAATTCGTTTGCGTAGACGACTATGTGGCGCCCTAAATATGTTTGATGTTTTCTgtcattgtgtgtttgtgtttgaggCGCGGCTCTCCAGATTCAGTGTTATCAGTGCGAGGAGGTGAGCCACGACTGCACCGCGCCCGAGTTCGTGGTCAACTGCACCGTCAACGTGCAGGACACGTGCCAGAAGGAGGTTCTGGTCAAGGAAGACGGTACGCCGAATGGCTAACCAAAGCGCTTTCTTCGAGCGCTCCTGCTTTTAAACACTTGCGCGTCACCAGCCGTGTGTCAAAAGAAAAGCTTCAAAATGCAAATACATTTCACAACTGCTGGAATTGCTTCGTTCTAATGCTTGTTGTTTATTGTGGTTGATCTGCCGTCCATTATTGTTCGTCTGGCGTCGACCTCCATAATGTCTCATTGACTTTACAACACGGAGTTACGGTTAAGCTTAGTGAGGCTATTTCTTAACCCTTCCTTAAAAGTTCCATCACATTTTTCTGTCTGCATACGACTCGTGTACGTGAATATTAGTTTGCTCTTTCTCATATAGCAGCGAGTGAAGCCGACTGTGATGCTTGCCAGGAAGGACGACTTTTTGTCCTGGACACCAGCCGGCCGAGCTTTGCCATTTCCATCTCGGTGTCGTTCATCGCGGCCATCTGTGCTTTTACCTTGacaagaattgatgttccataattaaccTATccattgaatttatttatatatgttttaactAATCCAACAGAACTCTTGCAAATCGAAAACCCAGCCCTACTCGTGTGATTTtggcaagtttttattttttggggggcatttcACTTATTTTTCTCTGTTGAATCAGCATTTGTGATaagaaagcaaaaacaacaacaaaagaactCATCCAATGAACTCCATCAAAGTTGGCCTGAGATTGACGActgggtttttgttgttgtcaggaATCCACTACCGCAAGTTGTGCGCCTCGTCCGGAGCTTGCCTGATCGCTTCTTCCGGCTACCAGCAGTTCTGCACGGGCAAGATGAACTCGGTGTGCATCAGCTGCTGCAACACGCCGCTGTGCAACGGAGCGCGGCACAAGAGAAGAGATCAAGCTTCCGCTTGCCTTGGCCTGACCGTTCCACATTTTGCACTCTTGCTCACGCTGGCTTCACTCAACGACATCAGTCGACTCGTTTAACAGGAAAAGGAAACGGCAACATGTGTATACGCTTTACATCTTAGCATGTCAAGCTTCCGTTCAAATGTGAAGTTTGATCATCATAAGATGTGAAAGCATCTTCAGCAAAGAAGACGATAAATGAATGAAACTAATATGCTACACATCTCCAGACTTAAACCTTAAagagcatgcattttatttgcCCTGCTACAGAGGAGCTTGAAAAACAGCAAAGTTTgcctcaaaaacaacaacaatcaagtTCATTTGGGCCAAAAAATGGAAGGCTTTGGACAAGCAAAGTCAATCTTCAGACTTCCACCCTATATAaactcaaactcatttttgtagTTCCGGCTTTCCTCCGAGGGCCggtgaaacaaaaacatgtttgatcgtcttattgtattattattgtaacgCGCGGTGGCTGGTTAGTAAAAAGTGGAGAGCAACAAAGAGAACTGGAAGTCCGCAGGCTTACTTTattaaaaggaaacaaaaacaaacagtggGCTTCTTCGGCGCAGTCACGACAAGCGTAGAAGTCCAAGGCATCAAATACATTGACggccaaaatgaaaaaagtgcTGCGTAGGCACAAGAAAAACGAGGTAGCGCCACCCTGTGGCACGGTGCCACACTGCGGATTGCTACGAAGCGAAGTGCGCGTCTCAGCagcgcggtgcattatgggtaggccggctggtagcctgctatcaacttgtcattgaaaacGTATGGAGTCGAACGGGGAAGCGcgcatttggaccatttcaaccgttgcaaagttgatgttttttttcatttatttttaatctattttaaacatggatAGTATGTCGTTACTGACTACCCTCTGCCGGGACACGACAGTTAAGCCCATTTCGGTGCTTATTATTTGACTGAATGTGTCCACTTGACCGGGAGTTGGACTGAAGACACAACACCGGGACGCGATCAAGAGACGGGTAAGAACTTTCTTCACTGAAGGGCTCAATTGGGGATCaaagcaggttcttaaatggccgtcactccattagtttggttacacgtacgtccgctagcaagcttcgtgatgcttccgtctgttaatgtgtttaaaaaaaaaaatcaatcaattttagTCTCTTATACGtccgtttggatctttcttttctgtctggaaattggaaagagtgaacggaggtttacaagcgtacacttCTGTCTTCTCGAgcgttggtgtttttttttttttggtgtgccgATAAACTCCATCAGGACAGTTAAGATGGCACCAAgttgtcacttaagg
It encodes the following:
- the LOC144061022 gene encoding ly6/PLAUR domain-containing protein 1-like yields the protein MRIVTLLASLLLFFFKSGAALQIQCYQCEEVSHDCTAPEFVVNCTVNVQDTCQKEVLVKEDGIHYRKLCASSGACLIASSGYQQFCTGKMNSVCISCCNTPLCNGARHKRRDQASACLGLTVPHFALLLTLASLNDISRLV